A genomic region of Desulfatirhabdium butyrativorans DSM 18734 contains the following coding sequences:
- a CDS encoding TRAP transporter small permease: MFKKTLDIIDTVLTFFEDWTLFITVMVVLIALFVNVILRYTINYSLAWSEELVREVIIYTTLIGCSSAVKNRSMIKVDVLLQLVPKTKYPLMVFSHLVTIVFALIMIIYGWQIAAQQAMTNQKTIILQIPLVILYVWLPMMGIMMLLRTIHVIYQDVVAMKQS, encoded by the coding sequence ATGTTCAAAAAAACACTCGATATCATTGACACCGTCCTGACTTTCTTTGAGGATTGGACCCTGTTCATCACGGTCATGGTGGTGTTGATCGCGCTCTTCGTCAATGTCATCCTGCGCTATACCATCAACTACTCCCTGGCCTGGTCCGAAGAGCTGGTCCGGGAGGTCATCATTTACACCACCCTCATCGGCTGCAGTTCGGCCGTCAAGAATCGTTCGATGATCAAGGTGGATGTGCTGCTCCAATTGGTGCCAAAGACGAAATATCCCTTGATGGTCTTCAGTCATCTGGTGACCATCGTTTTTGCCCTGATTATGATCATCTACGGGTGGCAGATTGCTGCGCAACAGGCGATGACCAACCAGAAGACGATCATTCTTCAGATTCCGCTCGTCATTCTCTATGTGTGGCTGCCGATGATGGGCATCATGATGTTGCTTCGAACCATTCATGTTATTTATCAGGACGTGGTGGCCATGAAGCAATCGTAG
- a CDS encoding ketopantoate reductase family protein, translating to MSDPSAFTPKKFAVVGAGPVGCIVAAFLARGGYEVTLCDVVQALIDPALDPGIVIEGAENLQQKVKRVCRSIDDLADIRPDVIIITVKANVLPLLSSAIEGFLQEGQYVVSWQNGIDTEREIAKTLGTLPVMRAVVNYGCGLVKPGHVKMPFHHAPHYLQELDPESKPAAQAIAAAFTQAGLLTEATDKIVSMVWRKAVLNACMNPVCAVTGYTMAQAMNDPIVFNIVDSLVKECVKIARANEIDLGWDFYPNAIAYMRHAGDHKPSMLMDIEAKRRTEIDFMNGKFIEYGQQAGIETPFNVMIRGLVKAIEPK from the coding sequence ATGTCGGATCCATCTGCATTTACACCGAAAAAATTCGCCGTGGTGGGGGCAGGGCCCGTTGGCTGTATCGTCGCGGCCTTTCTGGCCAGAGGCGGCTACGAGGTGACACTGTGCGATGTTGTCCAGGCGCTGATCGATCCGGCGCTTGATCCCGGAATCGTGATCGAAGGGGCCGAAAATCTGCAGCAGAAAGTGAAGCGGGTCTGTCGATCCATCGACGATCTGGCGGATATCCGGCCCGATGTCATCATTATCACGGTCAAGGCCAACGTGCTGCCGCTGCTCTCATCTGCCATCGAGGGGTTCCTGCAAGAAGGGCAATATGTGGTGAGCTGGCAGAACGGAATCGATACCGAACGGGAAATTGCCAAAACCCTCGGCACCCTTCCGGTAATGCGCGCCGTCGTCAATTACGGATGCGGGTTGGTCAAGCCCGGCCATGTCAAAATGCCTTTCCATCATGCGCCCCACTACCTGCAGGAGCTCGATCCCGAATCCAAACCCGCCGCCCAGGCTATTGCAGCGGCTTTTACACAGGCCGGGCTTCTGACGGAAGCCACGGACAAGATCGTATCCATGGTCTGGCGAAAGGCCGTTTTGAATGCCTGCATGAATCCGGTTTGCGCCGTAACGGGCTACACCATGGCCCAGGCCATGAACGATCCGATCGTCTTCAACATCGTCGATTCCCTGGTCAAGGAATGCGTCAAGATCGCCCGGGCCAATGAAATCGATCTTGGCTGGGATTTCTATCCGAACGCCATTGCGTACATGCGGCATGCCGGGGATCATAAACCCTCCATGCTCATGGACATCGAGGCCAAGCGTCGCACCGAAATCGATTTCATGAACGGCAAATTTATCGAATACGGTCAGCAGGCAGGCATCGAAACCCCCTTCAATGTGATGATCCGGGGACTGGTGAAAGCCATCGAGCCGAAATGA
- a CDS encoding acyl-CoA dehydratase activase has translation MGNGDPSIWAGVDVGASRTKVMVIDGERRPVGHAVVKSGTNFTESSDQCLEMALAMAGVTQQAIRRLISTGYGRKNVQRADDTKTEIGCHAKGCFHCFPHPITIIDIGGQDNKVIKVDGEGRRQSFKMNRKCAAGTGAFLEEMAPRLDIPIESMDGLARQSTQMVELGSFCTVFSATEVLEKIRQGKKVPDIVKGLFLSVIKRVLEMDSLTENVVMTGGVVAHNPYLVEMAQELIGRPIWVPPLPQLTGALGAALYAMEGDRR, from the coding sequence ATGGGCAATGGTGATCCATCGATATGGGCTGGGGTCGATGTTGGCGCCTCCCGAACCAAGGTCATGGTGATTGATGGTGAAAGGCGGCCCGTCGGCCATGCCGTCGTCAAATCCGGTACCAATTTCACCGAGTCGAGCGATCAATGTTTGGAAATGGCCCTTGCGATGGCTGGTGTCACGCAACAGGCCATCCGGAGGCTCATCTCGACCGGCTACGGCAGAAAAAACGTGCAACGGGCAGACGATACCAAGACGGAAATCGGCTGTCACGCCAAAGGGTGTTTCCATTGTTTCCCCCATCCCATCACGATCATCGACATTGGCGGGCAGGACAACAAGGTCATCAAGGTGGATGGTGAGGGCAGGCGGCAGAGCTTCAAGATGAACCGCAAATGCGCAGCCGGTACGGGGGCGTTTCTGGAAGAGATGGCTCCCAGACTCGATATTCCGATAGAGTCCATGGACGGGCTGGCCCGCCAGAGCACCCAGATGGTGGAATTGGGCAGTTTCTGCACGGTCTTTTCGGCAACCGAAGTGCTGGAAAAGATCCGTCAGGGAAAGAAGGTGCCCGACATCGTCAAGGGATTGTTTCTGTCGGTCATCAAACGGGTGCTCGAGATGGATTCCCTCACCGAAAACGTGGTCATGACCGGCGGCGTGGTGGCCCACAATCCGTATCTGGTGGAAATGGCCCAGGAGCTGATCGGAAGACCTATCTGGGTGCCGCCCTTGCCGCAGCTGACGGGTGCGCTGGGCGCAGCGTTGTATGCAATGGAAGGTGATAGGCGATAG
- a CDS encoding MFS transporter, with translation MREATERSIQGYRWAIFWVLSFGYILVYFHRLCPAVVALDMMRDLNTGPTLTGFLASAYFYPYAIMQLPAGLLADSWGPRNTITVFFGIACIGSIMLGLAHTTTIAIFGRTLVGLGVAMFFVPTLKIFSQWFEAKSFAHLTGILMAMGGIGSLTSATPLVWLSSAVGWRMSFVGVGIATIVLGILVWIIVRDQPSDKGWPNVVPAAGSGKTEAIPLLAGLKRVLMTRSFWPLCIWFFFVLGVFFSVGGLWGGPYLRKVYHLDPSEAGHILSMIAIGMIFGSPFLSHLSTKVFRARKPVLVLSSAIVVAIVLLFTLFTATLPIWVLYLQFLGLGVFASAIVVIGFTAAKESFPVNMAGTATGVVNLFPFAGGAVLQPLAGYVIEMSAGPDAAAFGRMFALMLACAVIGFLASTRIRETLSASM, from the coding sequence ATGCGTGAAGCCACCGAACGATCGATTCAAGGGTACAGATGGGCGATTTTCTGGGTATTGTCTTTCGGATACATTCTCGTCTATTTCCATCGGCTCTGCCCGGCCGTTGTCGCACTCGACATGATGCGGGACCTGAACACCGGGCCAACCCTCACCGGGTTTCTGGCTTCCGCCTACTTTTACCCATACGCCATCATGCAGCTTCCTGCAGGGCTCCTGGCCGATTCCTGGGGACCCCGCAACACCATCACCGTGTTTTTCGGGATTGCCTGCATCGGTTCCATCATGCTCGGGCTGGCTCACACCACGACCATCGCCATCTTCGGAAGGACGCTTGTGGGTCTGGGCGTGGCCATGTTCTTTGTGCCGACCCTGAAAATTTTTTCGCAATGGTTCGAAGCCAAATCGTTCGCCCATCTGACGGGAATTCTCATGGCCATGGGCGGCATCGGATCGCTGACATCGGCCACCCCGCTGGTCTGGCTGAGCTCGGCCGTTGGCTGGCGCATGTCTTTTGTCGGGGTGGGAATCGCCACCATCGTCTTGGGGATTCTGGTCTGGATCATTGTTCGGGATCAACCTTCCGACAAGGGCTGGCCAAATGTCGTGCCCGCGGCAGGGTCAGGGAAAACCGAAGCAATCCCGTTGCTTGCCGGTCTCAAACGGGTTCTGATGACCCGATCCTTCTGGCCGCTGTGCATCTGGTTCTTTTTTGTCCTTGGGGTGTTTTTCTCTGTCGGCGGCCTCTGGGGAGGGCCCTATCTGCGCAAAGTGTACCATCTGGATCCATCCGAGGCAGGCCATATTCTCTCCATGATCGCCATCGGCATGATCTTCGGGAGCCCTTTCCTGAGCCATCTCTCCACAAAGGTCTTTCGCGCCAGAAAACCCGTCCTGGTGCTCTCCTCAGCCATTGTGGTCGCAATCGTTCTGCTCTTTACCCTGTTTACCGCCACGCTGCCGATCTGGGTGCTGTACCTGCAATTTCTCGGGCTGGGGGTATTTGCCAGTGCCATCGTCGTGATCGGATTCACTGCCGCCAAGGAGTCTTTTCCGGTCAACATGGCGGGCACTGCCACAGGGGTTGTCAACCTCTTTCCGTTTGCAGGCGGTGCCGTGCTGCAGCCTCTGGCGGGATATGTCATCGAAATGTCCGCAGGCCCCGATGCGGCGGCTTTCGGCCGCATGTTTGCGCTGATGCTGGCCTGTGCGGTCATCGGCTTTCTGGCCAGCACCCGGATTCGGGAAACGCTTTCTGCTTCAATGTGA
- a CDS encoding amino acid-binding protein has protein sequence MKLKQISVSIENAPGRLYEVTHALGQAGINLRALNLVDSGDFGSLRLLVSDIATTRRILMERHMPARVDDVVAVQIEDKPGRLSEILKPLTEANVNVMYMYAFIGMAANNAVMIFRFSDNDRAIDVLQKHGVHILDAKSFGILETES, from the coding sequence ATGAAACTGAAACAGATTTCGGTATCCATCGAAAATGCACCCGGTCGTCTGTACGAGGTGACCCATGCACTGGGCCAGGCGGGCATCAACCTGAGGGCATTGAACCTGGTAGACAGCGGAGATTTCGGATCGCTGCGGCTCCTCGTTTCGGACATTGCCACCACCCGCCGCATTCTGATGGAACGGCATATGCCGGCCCGAGTGGATGATGTGGTTGCCGTCCAAATCGAGGACAAGCCCGGCAGGCTTTCCGAAATCCTCAAGCCGCTCACCGAAGCCAACGTCAACGTCATGTACATGTATGCATTCATCGGCATGGCAGCCAACAACGCCGTCATGATTTTCCGGTTCAGCGACAACGACAGGGCGATCGACGTGCTGCAGAAACATGGCGTCCACATTCTGGATGCCAAATCGTTTGGCATTCTGGAAACTGAAAGCTGA
- a CDS encoding acetate--CoA ligase family protein: protein MLDALFRPKSVAIIGASTKELSIGNRIIKNLIDFGFKGPVYPINPKASDIRGVKAYPSIFDVPGPIDLAHMVIASKFVPAAVEDCGKKGIKAIIINSAGFTEVGPEGAALQKDFLERAAKYGIRILGPNCQGIINTDPEVRAYCNFTFTKPDPGFISIVAQSGGVGELIHQGFSQMGIGTRIYASNGNASDVSITEILDYLGNDSGTRVIVLYLESLKDPKAFLEVMQRVASQKIVLAMKAGRTAEGAKASSSHTGGLAKTDIAIELILQKLGILTFRDEGELCQAAAAFASQPIPSGNRVGIITNTGGPAVIATDVLVDEGMKIPTLSEASIQTLKGKLFPESAFENPVDVLATADAGHFRAAMDVMMAEDGIDCLYINFVTPFFVNNEAVAQQITEVNRQHKKPIVCNLMTDPKQWKDVVEILKTGGVPCYTFPGTAARALAALSRYAALRSKDIGKPKTFTDVDSGAVAAILEKAASDGKTLLSAADVYGILEAYRIPCAAWKIADTVADAEAAANAIGYPVVLKADSPSVVHKSDMGGVAVNLKDGKSVREAAETMVKRIGATDLRFFIQKFEGGGREVIVGAKAEPGLGHILLFGLGGIYVEILKDVSFRIAPITEIEAGEMIDSLKAAALLKGVRGQAGVDRPGIVDILLRVSQLVTDFPQIQEMDLNPVMAFADKAVAVDARMVL from the coding sequence ATGCTGGATGCCTTGTTCAGACCCAAAAGTGTGGCCATCATCGGGGCCTCGACCAAAGAGTTGTCGATCGGAAACCGCATCATCAAAAATTTGATCGATTTCGGTTTCAAGGGACCCGTCTATCCCATCAACCCGAAAGCGTCCGACATTCGAGGCGTCAAAGCCTATCCGAGCATTTTCGACGTTCCCGGGCCGATCGATCTGGCCCACATGGTGATCGCCAGCAAATTCGTGCCTGCAGCCGTAGAAGATTGCGGCAAGAAAGGGATCAAGGCCATCATTATCAATTCGGCCGGATTCACCGAAGTCGGACCGGAAGGGGCCGCCCTGCAGAAAGACTTTCTGGAACGGGCCGCCAAATACGGCATCCGGATTCTCGGGCCCAATTGCCAGGGTATCATCAATACCGATCCGGAAGTCCGGGCCTACTGCAACTTCACCTTCACCAAACCCGATCCGGGGTTCATCTCGATCGTTGCCCAGAGCGGCGGCGTCGGGGAGCTGATCCACCAGGGCTTTTCCCAGATGGGCATCGGCACGCGCATTTATGCATCCAACGGCAACGCCAGCGATGTTTCCATCACCGAAATTCTGGACTACCTGGGAAACGACTCCGGAACCCGCGTCATCGTGCTGTATCTCGAAAGCCTGAAGGATCCCAAGGCCTTTCTCGAGGTCATGCAGCGGGTGGCATCCCAAAAGATCGTTCTGGCCATGAAGGCCGGAAGGACCGCCGAGGGCGCCAAGGCCTCCTCGTCCCACACCGGTGGGCTGGCCAAAACGGACATCGCCATCGAGCTCATTCTCCAGAAACTGGGCATTCTCACCTTCCGGGACGAAGGCGAACTGTGCCAGGCTGCGGCTGCCTTCGCTTCCCAGCCCATCCCTTCGGGGAATCGGGTGGGGATCATCACGAACACCGGAGGCCCGGCCGTCATCGCCACCGATGTGCTCGTCGATGAGGGAATGAAGATTCCGACCCTTTCGGAAGCCTCCATCCAGACGCTGAAAGGAAAATTGTTTCCCGAATCCGCGTTCGAAAATCCGGTGGATGTGCTGGCAACGGCAGATGCCGGCCATTTCCGGGCGGCAATGGACGTGATGATGGCCGAAGACGGCATCGACTGCCTGTACATCAATTTCGTCACGCCCTTCTTCGTCAACAACGAGGCGGTGGCCCAGCAGATTACAGAGGTGAACCGCCAGCACAAAAAGCCCATCGTCTGCAATCTCATGACCGATCCGAAGCAATGGAAGGATGTCGTCGAGATTCTGAAGACAGGCGGCGTCCCCTGTTACACCTTTCCGGGCACGGCAGCCCGGGCATTGGCCGCTCTCAGCCGTTATGCAGCTCTTCGGTCGAAGGACATCGGCAAGCCAAAGACCTTTACGGATGTCGATTCCGGCGCGGTTGCCGCAATCCTGGAGAAGGCTGCATCGGATGGGAAGACGCTTCTGTCTGCAGCCGATGTGTACGGGATCCTCGAAGCCTACCGCATTCCTTGCGCCGCCTGGAAGATCGCCGATACAGTGGCGGATGCCGAAGCAGCGGCAAACGCCATCGGATATCCCGTGGTTCTGAAGGCCGATTCGCCGTCTGTCGTTCACAAGAGCGACATGGGCGGTGTCGCCGTGAATCTGAAGGATGGAAAGTCTGTCCGGGAAGCTGCCGAAACGATGGTCAAGCGGATCGGGGCAACGGATTTGCGCTTCTTCATTCAGAAATTCGAAGGCGGAGGACGGGAAGTCATCGTGGGTGCGAAGGCCGAGCCTGGCCTGGGGCATATCCTGCTCTTCGGTCTGGGTGGCATCTATGTCGAAATTCTGAAGGATGTTTCCTTCCGGATTGCCCCCATCACCGAGATCGAAGCCGGGGAAATGATCGATTCGCTCAAGGCGGCGGCCCTGCTGAAGGGCGTGCGGGGTCAGGCTGGCGTCGATCGCCCGGGAATCGTCGATATCCTGCTTCGGGTCTCCCAGCTCGTTACCGATTTTCCGCAGATTCAGGAAATGGATTTGAACCCCGTGATGGCGTTTGCAGACAAGGCTGTGGCTGTAGATGCCCGCATGGTGCTATAA
- a CDS encoding TRAP transporter substrate-binding protein, giving the protein MTGKRIGWIAVVVGMALFLTSGFAGAAGPSLDAWKPAFDPSTAKYKAVVSNVSHPVIRGVYAGFAIRDELWKRSNGQIYIDYKPFSMLGGEVEVLNQLQMGAIQGMGVSSVASTNLGPRFGVVNLPFLVDSFDKLDKFVNSGKLWDHFLMAMDHQGIIGMDITGYGNYGWATITPVKTIEDAKKIKFRTAEAAVNQLLYKAWGFNPVAMPWPDVPIALKQGVITGLDHTPMVCNITKKFEDAKYFTQVNYAQGLFIWIFNKAWFNSLPADLQKTFKDTVHDVCKVIRAETVKQEADEIAKAKASGVEFFKLSEADMNTLRKEGDVVHKQYAEEINKLYPSDTYRPVNYLKEVQDLLGYKP; this is encoded by the coding sequence ATGACAGGAAAGAGGATCGGTTGGATTGCTGTCGTGGTGGGTATGGCACTGTTTCTGACTTCTGGATTCGCAGGAGCTGCAGGGCCATCGCTGGATGCCTGGAAACCGGCATTCGATCCGTCGACTGCCAAATACAAGGCGGTCGTTTCCAATGTTTCCCATCCGGTTATCCGGGGGGTCTATGCCGGGTTTGCCATCCGGGATGAATTGTGGAAGCGGAGCAACGGCCAGATTTACATTGACTACAAGCCATTTTCCATGCTGGGCGGCGAGGTGGAAGTCCTGAACCAATTGCAGATGGGCGCCATTCAGGGAATGGGGGTCAGTTCCGTGGCCTCGACCAATCTTGGTCCACGCTTTGGTGTGGTGAACCTGCCCTTCCTGGTGGATTCGTTCGACAAACTCGATAAATTCGTCAACAGTGGAAAACTGTGGGATCATTTCCTCATGGCGATGGACCATCAGGGAATCATCGGCATGGATATCACCGGATACGGCAATTATGGCTGGGCGACGATAACGCCTGTCAAGACGATCGAAGATGCCAAGAAAATCAAGTTCCGGACGGCTGAGGCTGCGGTCAACCAGCTCCTGTACAAGGCATGGGGATTCAACCCGGTAGCCATGCCCTGGCCGGATGTGCCGATCGCGCTGAAACAGGGGGTGATCACCGGTCTCGATCATACCCCGATGGTGTGCAACATCACCAAGAAATTCGAAGACGCCAAATATTTCACCCAGGTCAACTATGCCCAGGGGCTGTTCATCTGGATTTTCAACAAGGCATGGTTCAACAGCCTGCCTGCCGATCTGCAGAAGACCTTCAAGGATACCGTTCATGATGTCTGCAAGGTGATCCGTGCAGAGACTGTAAAGCAGGAGGCCGATGAGATCGCCAAAGCCAAGGCTTCGGGGGTCGAATTTTTCAAGTTGTCAGAAGCCGACATGAATACATTGCGAAAAGAAGGGGATGTCGTCCATAAGCAGTATGCCGAGGAAATCAACAAACTCTACCCGAGCGATACCTACCGGCCCGTGAATTATCTGAAGGAAGTGCAGGATCTCTTGGGCTACAAGCCTTGA
- a CDS encoding 2-hydroxyacyl-CoA dehydratase subunit D, giving the protein MAEEKLALPKIQAAGMMKQYMSDYFYELNEAATTKKQKIAWCTSVGPAEILRALGFLVHFPENHGAMLGATRMATDMIPEANAIGYSPDICSYLTADVGAYLKGVTPLSKAYPGIDSVPKPDVLVYNTNQCRDVQDWFMWYGREFKVPVVGIHTHRGVGDVRGEHTASIARQMEALIRPLEEISGKRFDMDEMKHVLALSRECSELWKKVLDTAAAVPSPITFFDGTIHMGPAVVLRGTQRAVDYYKMLLAELEKRIQDKVAAVPGEKFRLYWEGMPVWGRLRDHSMLFSSHQTNVLASTYCNSWIFSDFDPAEPFESMARAYTKLFIVRSDEAKEKYIKDMIAFFKVDGIIYHDAKTCPNNSNCRYGMPQRLEKETGVPSLIINGDLNDLRLISDEQTKTNVEAFIEQLEERK; this is encoded by the coding sequence ATGGCAGAAGAAAAACTGGCCTTGCCCAAGATTCAGGCCGCAGGCATGATGAAGCAGTACATGAGCGACTACTTTTACGAACTGAACGAAGCCGCAACGACCAAAAAGCAGAAGATCGCCTGGTGCACGAGTGTAGGGCCGGCGGAAATTCTTCGGGCCTTGGGGTTTCTGGTCCATTTTCCGGAGAATCACGGCGCCATGCTCGGAGCCACCCGGATGGCGACCGACATGATTCCGGAAGCGAACGCCATTGGCTATTCACCAGATATCTGCTCGTATCTGACGGCGGATGTCGGCGCCTATCTCAAAGGTGTCACCCCCCTTTCGAAAGCCTACCCCGGCATCGACTCGGTGCCGAAACCCGACGTACTGGTCTACAACACGAATCAGTGCCGCGACGTTCAGGACTGGTTCATGTGGTATGGCCGGGAATTCAAGGTTCCGGTTGTCGGCATTCACACCCACCGCGGTGTCGGGGATGTGCGTGGCGAGCATACGGCATCGATCGCCAGGCAAATGGAAGCCCTCATCCGTCCGCTCGAGGAAATTTCGGGGAAAAGGTTCGACATGGATGAGATGAAACATGTGCTGGCCCTCTCCCGGGAATGCTCCGAACTGTGGAAGAAAGTGCTCGATACGGCCGCAGCCGTTCCTTCGCCCATCACCTTCTTTGATGGCACCATCCACATGGGGCCGGCCGTTGTGCTGCGCGGCACCCAGCGGGCGGTCGATTACTACAAAATGCTGCTTGCCGAGCTCGAAAAACGGATTCAGGACAAGGTCGCTGCCGTTCCGGGCGAAAAATTCCGCCTCTACTGGGAAGGCATGCCGGTTTGGGGAAGATTGCGGGACCATTCCATGCTTTTCAGCAGCCACCAAACCAACGTCCTGGCTTCGACGTACTGCAATTCCTGGATTTTCTCCGATTTCGATCCGGCCGAACCCTTCGAGAGCATGGCCCGCGCCTACACGAAGCTGTTCATCGTCCGATCCGATGAGGCCAAGGAAAAATACATCAAGGACATGATCGCCTTTTTCAAGGTTGACGGCATCATCTATCACGATGCGAAAACCTGCCCGAACAACTCCAATTGCCGCTATGGCATGCCCCAGCGGCTCGAAAAAGAGACCGGGGTTCCCAGCCTCATCATCAATGGCGACCTGAACGATCTGCGCCTGATTTCCGATGAGCAGACCAAGACCAATGTCGAAGCCTTCATTGAACAACTCGAGGAGAGAAAGTGA
- a CDS encoding TRAP transporter large permease, which produces MEWTYIAPLLLLLGMMVAYVPVFMSLFFTAVICMLMFTSLPIMLLVQTVFRGLDNFSLVVVLFFILCGNIMTAGTIVEKLIKFANILVSWLPGGLGMAGIIACAMFGAISGSTVATVVALGGFMIPALMQQGYPENYSIGVMTTAGNLGVIIPPSIGMILFSMISNCSLEALFLTGFLPGILITLAMCVYTYFVFVKNPSVARMPVPSFSTLWKTFKECFWALMLPVVIFAGIYTGTYTANEAAVIACVYAFIVEIFIHKSMKFQQMKQVVVSSAVTSATLLIIVAGATCFGRYLTIESIPAKITEAVTGNIHSPMVFLFAINIILLAVGMLMDIISATLIIGPVCLPLLMAFNINPIHFGLIMTVNLAIGYCTPPVGVSLYISGAVAKRDIVYVTKAVMPFLAIQIAILFLLTYWPDAVLWLPKILGYDISGVSLGGGT; this is translated from the coding sequence ATGGAATGGACCTATATTGCGCCCCTGTTGCTTCTTCTGGGGATGATGGTCGCCTATGTGCCGGTGTTCATGAGTCTGTTTTTTACGGCGGTGATTTGTATGCTGATGTTCACCAGCCTTCCGATCATGCTTCTGGTGCAGACCGTCTTCCGGGGGCTTGACAATTTTTCCCTGGTCGTCGTGCTGTTCTTCATTCTTTGCGGGAATATCATGACTGCCGGGACCATCGTCGAAAAACTGATCAAATTCGCCAACATCCTGGTGAGTTGGCTCCCGGGCGGGCTTGGCATGGCTGGAATCATCGCCTGCGCTATGTTCGGCGCCATTTCGGGATCGACCGTCGCCACGGTGGTCGCTCTGGGCGGATTCATGATTCCGGCGCTCATGCAACAAGGGTATCCCGAAAATTACAGCATCGGGGTCATGACAACTGCCGGAAACCTGGGGGTCATCATACCGCCCAGTATCGGCATGATCCTCTTCAGCATGATCAGCAACTGTTCCCTCGAGGCGCTCTTCCTGACCGGTTTTCTTCCCGGGATCCTGATCACGCTTGCCATGTGCGTTTACACCTATTTTGTTTTCGTCAAGAACCCATCTGTTGCCCGCATGCCCGTTCCCAGTTTTTCCACGCTATGGAAAACCTTCAAGGAATGTTTCTGGGCGCTGATGCTCCCGGTTGTCATTTTTGCCGGCATTTACACCGGCACGTATACGGCTAACGAGGCGGCCGTCATTGCCTGCGTTTATGCCTTCATCGTGGAAATCTTCATCCACAAATCCATGAAATTCCAGCAGATGAAACAAGTGGTGGTGAGCTCGGCCGTCACCTCTGCGACGTTGCTGATCATCGTGGCGGGCGCCACCTGTTTCGGCCGGTATCTGACCATCGAATCCATTCCGGCCAAGATCACCGAAGCGGTTACCGGAAACATTCATTCCCCGATGGTGTTTCTCTTTGCGATCAATATCATCCTGCTGGCCGTCGGGATGCTGATGGACATCATTTCGGCTACATTGATCATCGGTCCCGTGTGTTTGCCGCTCCTGATGGCCTTCAACATCAACCCCATCCATTTCGGCCTGATCATGACTGTTAATTTGGCCATCGGCTACTGCACACCGCCTGTCGGGGTCAGCCTGTATATTTCGGGGGCTGTGGCCAAACGGGATATTGTCTATGTCACCAAGGCGGTGATGCCTTTTCTGGCGATTCAGATCGCCATCCTGTTCCTGTTGACCTATTGGCCGGATGCTGTCCTGTGGCTCCCGAAGATACTTGGATACGATATCAGTGGGGTTTCGCTTGGGGGCGGGACGTGA